One genomic segment of Leptospirales bacterium includes these proteins:
- a CDS encoding ATP-binding protein: MIGEDAALVGGLLELGRAGCQGNSQDFECWLRYLLRQPAPGADVSRTLDRLVAEGHFLSHPEYPGEYLIAGQPEFDIAIEYQVSGNLQDSPIQMVRSRLERFLRFHRIAEEDVIDLTIATTEAIENAVKYSDHTAINVFYELRGGEFFIRIVNWMDEVIPEKDIESGKYSPATTLMRGMMVMVKLFDNVDLDISDERRQVIFSASRKLRPAA; encoded by the coding sequence ATGATTGGCGAGGATGCAGCTCTGGTTGGCGGGTTACTTGAACTGGGTCGAGCAGGATGCCAGGGGAACAGCCAGGATTTCGAATGCTGGCTGCGCTATCTTTTGCGGCAGCCTGCGCCCGGCGCCGACGTTTCCCGGACTCTGGACCGACTTGTAGCGGAGGGCCATTTTCTCTCTCACCCTGAATATCCTGGCGAGTATCTCATCGCCGGCCAGCCGGAATTTGACATTGCCATAGAATACCAGGTGTCCGGCAATCTACAGGACTCGCCGATCCAAATGGTTCGCTCGCGGCTGGAACGTTTCCTGCGCTTTCACCGAATTGCTGAAGAGGATGTAATCGATCTGACCATCGCTACCACAGAGGCGATTGAAAATGCAGTCAAGTACAGCGATCATACTGCAATCAATGTCTTCTATGAGCTGCGCGGCGGCGAATTCTTCATTCGCATTGTCAATTGGATGGACGAAGTAATTCCCGAGAAAGATATTGAATCTGGCAAGTACAGTCCGGCCACAACACTGATGCGCGGTATGATGGTCATGGTGAAGCTCTTCGACAACGTGGACCTTGACATTTCCGACGAACGCCGCCAGGTCATTTTCAGCGCCAGCCGCAAGTTGCGTCCAGCTGCCTGA
- the uvrB gene encoding excinuclease ABC subunit UvrB, protein MAVGRTYKLISDYKPAGDQPQAIEALAERFESGKEQLCLLGVTGSGKTYTMAAFLERINRPALVLTHNKTLAAQLYREFREFFPDNAVEYFVSYYDYYQPEAYVPTSDTYIEKDASINDEIDRLRLRATSSLLERRDVVIVASVSCIYGLGSPEEYKHSLVILDRGIELDRSTVIHQLLHIQYNRNDLDFSRGNFRVRGDTLEIFPAYRESGVRVEWFGDEIERISLFEPLTGRVLDQLDRAVIYPAKHFITSPPRLKEAVEAIDAEMQQQIARFKSEGKLLEAERIEQRTRYDMEMLRELGYCNGIENYSRHLTGRAAGEAPDCLLNYFPEDFVVIVDESHVTLPQVRGMFEGDRARKQTLVDFGFRLPSALDNRPLNFAEFEKLARRALYVSATPADYELQQAQAVVEQIIRPTGLLDPEVEVRPVANQIEDLLGEVRRCAERGERTLITTLTKKMAEDLCDFLSEMNIKVAYLHSEIQTIERVEIIRDLRRGIYDALVGVNLLREGLDMPEVALVAVLDADKEGFLRNARSLIQTIGRAARNKYGRAILYADKITDSMRKAMEETSRRRQKQNEHNERHGIVPETIQKAIHDIIEREMDPEGEQEKLIGQLEQELNLKPDSSRGEILSALREAMLRAARDLEFEKAALLRDRMQEIENGKAAGENGASGARPFRPKSGTRGGRSRRRS, encoded by the coding sequence ATGGCTGTCGGCCGTACCTATAAGCTAATTTCAGACTACAAGCCCGCCGGCGATCAGCCGCAAGCAATCGAGGCGCTGGCCGAGCGCTTCGAATCTGGCAAGGAACAACTCTGTTTGTTGGGCGTAACCGGTTCTGGAAAGACCTACACCATGGCGGCTTTCCTGGAACGAATCAACCGTCCAGCGTTGGTACTTACTCACAACAAGACTCTGGCTGCCCAGCTCTACCGCGAATTTCGCGAGTTCTTTCCAGACAACGCGGTAGAGTATTTCGTTTCCTACTACGATTACTACCAGCCCGAAGCCTATGTCCCGACCAGCGATACATACATAGAAAAAGATGCTTCTATCAATGATGAGATTGATCGGCTCCGATTGCGGGCGACCTCATCCCTGCTGGAGCGACGCGATGTAGTTATCGTCGCATCAGTTTCCTGCATCTACGGACTTGGTTCGCCGGAAGAATACAAACACAGCCTGGTTATCCTCGATCGAGGCATAGAACTGGATCGCAGCACAGTGATTCATCAACTCCTGCACATCCAGTACAATCGCAATGACCTGGATTTTTCACGCGGCAATTTCCGGGTGCGGGGCGATACCCTTGAGATTTTTCCCGCCTACCGGGAAAGCGGCGTGCGCGTGGAATGGTTTGGCGATGAAATCGAACGAATATCGCTCTTCGAGCCGCTGACCGGACGCGTGCTGGATCAGCTGGATCGCGCTGTCATCTATCCCGCCAAGCACTTCATTACCTCGCCTCCGCGTTTGAAGGAGGCGGTCGAAGCCATCGACGCCGAAATGCAGCAACAGATCGCCCGCTTCAAGAGCGAAGGGAAGCTGCTGGAAGCCGAGCGAATCGAACAGCGGACGCGCTACGATATGGAAATGCTGCGTGAGCTTGGCTATTGCAATGGCATCGAGAATTACTCCCGTCATTTGACCGGCCGGGCAGCCGGCGAAGCGCCGGACTGTTTGCTGAACTATTTCCCCGAAGATTTCGTCGTGATTGTAGACGAAAGTCACGTGACGCTGCCTCAGGTGCGCGGAATGTTCGAAGGCGACCGAGCGCGGAAACAAACGCTGGTTGATTTTGGCTTTCGACTTCCATCGGCGCTGGACAACCGTCCGTTGAACTTTGCTGAATTCGAGAAGTTGGCCCGGCGCGCTCTCTATGTGAGCGCGACGCCGGCCGACTATGAATTGCAACAGGCGCAAGCTGTGGTGGAGCAAATCATTCGTCCTACTGGATTGCTCGATCCAGAAGTTGAAGTCCGACCTGTTGCCAATCAAATTGAGGACTTACTGGGGGAAGTCCGACGTTGCGCAGAGCGCGGCGAACGAACTCTGATTACAACGCTGACCAAAAAAATGGCGGAAGATCTTTGTGATTTCTTGAGCGAAATGAACATCAAGGTCGCCTACCTGCACAGCGAGATCCAGACCATAGAACGAGTTGAAATTATTCGGGATCTACGCCGCGGCATTTACGATGCGCTGGTCGGCGTCAATTTGCTGCGCGAAGGGCTGGATATGCCCGAGGTTGCCCTGGTCGCCGTACTGGACGCTGATAAGGAAGGCTTCTTGCGCAATGCGCGTTCCTTAATTCAGACTATCGGGCGAGCCGCGCGCAACAAATATGGCCGAGCCATTCTCTATGCGGACAAGATTACGGATTCCATGCGTAAGGCGATGGAGGAAACGAGCCGGCGGCGGCAGAAGCAAAACGAGCACAACGAAAGGCATGGCATAGTTCCCGAAACGATTCAGAAGGCAATCCACGATATCATTGAGCGAGAAATGGACCCGGAAGGAGAGCAGGAGAAACTGATCGGTCAGCTAGAACAAGAGCTGAATCTGAAGCCGGATTCATCGCGCGGCGAGATACTCTCGGCTCTGCGCGAGGCGATGCTCCGCGCCGCGCGAGATCTGGAATTTGAGAAGGCAGCTCTTTTACGCGATCGAATGCAGGAAATTGAAAATGGCAAGGCCGCAGGCGAGAACGGCGCATCGGGAGCGCGTCCCTTTCGACCAAAATCGGGGACGCGCGGCGGCCGCAGTCGGCGTCGTAGTTAA
- a CDS encoding carbon-nitrogen hydrolase family protein: MNSVPDLQSNLQQAERLLREAADGGARLAVLPEAFPFLGPEDQLQTIAPAIEQDSQRLMQRLAEELDIYIAGGIYAHSGDGRLHNRLSLYGPAGAMAHYDKLHLFDVELPDGVGAYRESRNIAAGRRTTLHQLPGLAQCGFSICYDLRFPELYRALSAAGAEVLLIPSAFTAYTGAAHWELLIRARAIENLCFVVAPAQCGLHYGERRSFGHSLIVDPWGVILAEGGTQQQALLADLEDRSLSEARQRLPALQHRRTIPMP, translated from the coding sequence CTGCAACAGGCGGAGCGTTTGCTCAGGGAGGCGGCCGACGGCGGCGCCCGGCTTGCTGTGCTGCCGGAGGCCTTTCCGTTCCTGGGACCGGAAGACCAGCTTCAGACCATCGCCCCGGCCATTGAGCAGGATTCGCAGCGCCTGATGCAGAGACTGGCCGAGGAGCTGGATATCTACATCGCCGGCGGCATTTACGCGCATTCCGGGGATGGCCGTCTGCACAATCGCCTGTCGCTCTACGGTCCTGCGGGGGCGATGGCCCACTACGACAAACTGCACCTATTTGATGTTGAGCTTCCCGACGGCGTAGGCGCCTACCGGGAGTCCAGGAACATTGCCGCTGGCCGCCGGACGACGCTCCATCAGCTGCCAGGCCTGGCCCAGTGTGGCTTCAGCATCTGTTATGATCTACGCTTTCCGGAACTCTACCGCGCCCTTTCCGCCGCCGGCGCGGAGGTCCTGCTCATTCCTTCGGCTTTCACAGCCTATACCGGGGCCGCACACTGGGAACTTCTGATTCGGGCGCGGGCCATCGAGAACCTCTGCTTTGTCGTGGCCCCTGCCCAATGCGGACTGCACTACGGCGAGCGGCGAAGCTTCGGCCATTCGCTGATTGTCGACCCCTGGGGCGTAATTCTTGCGGAGGGCGGAACACAGCAGCAGGCGCTCCTGGCTGACCTGGAGGACCGCAGCTTGAGCGAGGCGCGCCAGCGCTTGCCGGCGCTGCAGCACCGCCGCACGATACCAATGCCATAG